A segment of the Delphinus delphis chromosome 20, mDelDel1.2, whole genome shotgun sequence genome:
GCCCTTGGGACTAGAATTCCAGTGTCTGGGAACTTGGGGTTTCAGGGGCATATGGATGGCAGGATTCAACGGGCAGCAGGTCTCAGGGAATGCACAAGCTGGGCCTGGGAAGTATCAGGCTAGAGAGGTTTGGGTCCAAAGAAATCTGGGATCTGAAAGTGCTAGGGTCCCAGGGAGCCTCAGATTTGTCTCTGGTATGGAGGGACCAAGGTCTTGGGTCAGGGACGATCCCAATATTGTGTAGGCTTGAGTGCTGAATTTGGGGGTCAATGGCACCTTGGGGTCTTGGATCTAGTGCTCCTAAAGCACCTTGGGGTCACTCAGGGGCAAGGGGTCAGAGGTCTGAGTTACCATGAACATCCCATCTTGTGGGAGCTGGGCTCCCAGCCTTTAGTGGATTGGGGAATTTGTGGGTACGAAGAAGCCAAAGATTCCAGGACATTCTGGGGCTTGAAATGCAAGTCCAAGGAGGATTGGAAGAGGGCTATCTGAGGGGTTGGGACCAATGTGTTGGGCCCTGAGGTGTTGGTTGCCTCCAGTCTTACACCTGCGGGACTAGGCATCTCAGAGTCCTACATATGAAGTCGAAAGCTCCTGGGAACACAGCTTGGTGTTGGTGGTCTACAGACTTCTTTGATCCCTGGCTCACAGAGCATCTTGGAGTCTTAATTCTGGATCTTGGGCAGTGTGCGTGTGGGGAGGGGGGCTCTGAGATGGGTCTCCCGAGTCATTTGGGTCAGAGAACATCCGTTTGAGCACATCCAAGGACTCAGAGTATCTTAAGAGGATTCGGTATCTAAGAAGTCCTGGGGCTACAAGAACATCTCAGATACAGGTGCTCCAAGTTTTAGGTGAGCATTCAGGAACGATTTGGGGGTGATTCTGGGTCTTAGGGTCTCAAGATCTGGGAGTAATTGTATACAGGCAGGGTCAGGTACCGGCAACTCCTAATTCTGGGGTTGTAATTTGAGGGTTCATGGTGCCAGGCATGACTGGGTCTAGATTGGTAATTTGAACAGTGAGTCAGGATTCAGAGCCCAATTCTCAGGGATCCGTGTGCTCCCCTGCCTGCCTGAGGTGAAGAGTCTGGGCATCCCTGGAATCTGCTCAGTCTAGGCCAGAGCGGGGCGGAGTGGGGATGGAGAACGGGGACGCCAGAACTCAGGATGCCTGGGACCTCTTGGACAGACATCCCAATGAAGCTGGTTCTGGGGTCTCTCAGTCCTACATTTGGGGTCCAGGTTCCAGGTCTGGGGTCTCTCAATCCAAACTCAAGCTCCAAGTTCCGGGTGTGTCTAGGTTTGGGTTTGGGGTCCGAACGGAGTCCGGGGTCCTGGACCCTCAATTTTGGGTCCTCGGTCCGGCTACCGGACCCACCAGGCCGTCCTCACCGCGCCGCCTCCTCGTGGCGACCCCCGCAGCCTGCGCAGCCGCATCGCGCTGCGACCCAGTGGCATGCGCGCAGGGGCGCGTAGCAGCAGAGGCAGGGCACGGCGAGGGAGAGTGCGGCCAGCGCGGCCCAGCGCGCGGCGGGGCGCGGGTGGCCCGGCTCGCAGGCGCACGGGTCCGAGAAGTCGCCCTCGGCATCCGACAGGCAGTGGTAGAGCAAGCTCTCGGCGCACCACAGGCAGCTGAGACGGCGCACCAGCCGGCGACCCGGGTCCGGGGCCTCGGCGCAGCGGCCGCCGCGCCCGTCGGCGCGACGGCGGAAGAGCGCGCGGCAGTGCACGCAGCGCGCCGCCTCCTCCGCCTCCGGGGAGGCCTTGGTAGGTGCAGGGGCCGGGCCGGGGCCCGGGGGTGGGCGAACCGGGGGTGCTGGAGGCGCAGCCTCGGTGagaggggcgggcagggctgtgGGGGGCCCCAGGGCTGCGCCCCTCAACGCGCCGGTCTTGGCGAAGCGCACGACGCAGGTGGATAGGGCGAGGGGTGCGGGTGGCCCAGCTCGCCGGTAATCCTCATAGCCGCGgccgccccagcccagcccccctgTCCCGGCCAGGGGTTCTGAAGGCTCCGGAATCCCCGTGAACGGTAGGAGCGGAGGGTAGCTCTGCGGGa
Coding sequences within it:
- the SPRED3 gene encoding sprouty-related, EVH1 domain-containing protein 3 isoform X2, with product MVRVRAVVMARDDSSGGWLPVGGGGLSQVSVCRVRGARPEGGARQGHYVIHGERLRDQKTTLECTLRPGLVYNKVNPIFHHWSLGDCKFGLTFQSPAEADEFQKSLLAALAALGRGSLTPSSSSSSSSSPSQDTADTPCPLTSYPPLLPFTGIPEPSEPLAGTGGLGWGGRGYEDYRRAGPPAPLALSTCVVRFAKTGALRGAALGPPTALPAPLTEAAPPAPPVRPPPGPGPAPAPTKASPEAEEAARCVHCRALFRRRADGRGGRCAEAPDPGRRLVRRLSCLWCAESLLYHCLSDAEGDFSDPCACEPGHPRPAARWAALAALSLAVPCLCCYAPLRACHWVAARCGCAGCGGRHEEAAR
- the SPRED3 gene encoding sprouty-related, EVH1 domain-containing protein 3 isoform X1, producing the protein MVRVRAVVMARDDSSGGWLPVGGGGLSQVSVCRVRGARPEGGARQGHYVIHGERLRDQKTTLECTLRPGLVYNKVNPIFHHWSLGDCKFGLTFQSPAEADEFQKSLLAALAALGRGSLTPSSSSSSSSSPSQDTADTPCPLTSHVDSDSSSSHSHQETPPTAAAAPIVTVESASGFGPATPPQRRRSSAQSYPPLLPFTGIPEPSEPLAGTGGLGWGGRGYEDYRRAGPPAPLALSTCVVRFAKTGALRGAALGPPTALPAPLTEAAPPAPPVRPPPGPGPAPAPTKASPEAEEAARCVHCRALFRRRADGRGGRCAEAPDPGRRLVRRLSCLWCAESLLYHCLSDAEGDFSDPCACEPGHPRPAARWAALAALSLAVPCLCCYAPLRACHWVAARCGCAGCGGRHEEAAR